A window of Primulina tabacum isolate GXHZ01 chromosome 4, ASM2559414v2, whole genome shotgun sequence contains these coding sequences:
- the LOC142543043 gene encoding protein NPG1-like isoform X2, whose product MSGGESPDWTQFEGDPSVRQVSVNGVCMRTNMVEAKLDEGNIQEAESALRDGLSLNFEEARALLGKLEYQRGNVEGALRVFDGIDLQAAIKRMQHSFSDKQPSKKSRSRNEAVCAVPQHATNVVLEAIYLKAKSLQKLGKLTEAAQECKSVLDAVEKIFDNGIPDVMVEDKLQDTVSHAIELLPELWKQAGCYSEAISAYRRALLSQWNLDNECCARIQKAFALFLLYGGVEANPPSLAVQVDGSYVPKNNLEEAILLLMILMRKFYLGNTNWDPSVMEHLSFALSLCSRTSVLAKQLEEIMPGVVHRNDRWKALALSFSGDGLNKSALDLLRKSLHQHEDPDDIMSLLLAAKICSEDVLLASEGMKYAERVIENARESKAHLKGVGLRLLGLCLGKQAKISSSDLERSRFQSESLKSLESALGLEHGNADLIFDLGVQYAEHRNLDAALRYAEQYIDETGGSTLRGWRLLALVLSAQQRFSEAEVVIDAALDETAKWDQGPLLRMKAKLKISQLRHMDAIETYRYLLALVQAQRKSYGSLGSASQVEDDKINEYEVWHGLAKLYSSLSHWKDAEICLQKARALKEYSAEILHTEGLMHEKQGHLDEALAAYINALLLEPMYVPCKILIGAILYKMGSKMLPVARSLLSDALRIEPTNAMAWYYLGKVHKDDGRISDAVDCFQAASMLEESVPMESFSSLI is encoded by the exons ATGTCAGGAGGTGAATCCCCTGACTGGACCCAATTTGAGGGTGATCCATCAGTTCGCCAAGTTAGTGTGAATGGGGTTTGCATGAGAACTAACATGGTCGAAGCAAAACTTGATGAGGGAAATATCCAGGAGGCTGAATCTGCATTGCGAGATGGATTATCACTCAATTTTGAG GAAGCAAGAGCTCTTCTCGGAAAGTTAGAGTATCAACGAGGAAATGTTGAAGGTGCCCTACGAGTTTTCGATGGCATTGATCTTCAGGCAGCCATAAAACGAATGCAACATTCATTCAGTGATAAACAACCCTCCAAAAAAAGCCGCTCCCGCAATGAAGCAGTATGTGCTGTCCCTCAGCATGCTACAAATGTTGTGCTTGAAGCCATATATTTGAAAGCCAAGTCTCTTCAGAAGCTGGGAAAGTTAACAG AGGCTGCTCAAGAATGCAAAAGTGTGCTTGATGCGGTTGAAAAGATATTTGATAATGGTATACCCGATGTGATGGTAGAGGATAAGCTGCAAGACACTGTTAGTCATGCTATTGAACTACTCCCTGAGTTATGGAAACAAGCTGGCTGTTATTCCGAAGCAATATCTGCATACCGCAGAGCCCTTCTTAGTCAATGGAACCTTGACAATGAGTGCTGTGCAAGAATTCAAAAGGCATTTGCACTTTTCTTGTTGTATGGTGGGGTAGAAGCCAACCCACCTAGTTTAGCTGTACAGGTCGATGGTTCTTATGTACCTAAAAACAATCTTGAGGAAGCCATTTTGCTTTTGATGATTCTTATGAGAAAGTTCTACCTCGGAAATACCAATTGGGATCCATCTGTTATGGAGCACCTTAGTTTTGCTCTGTCGCTCTGCAGCCGAACTTCTGTTTTGGCAAAGCAACTTGAAGAGATCATGCCCGGAGTAGTACATCGTAATGACAGATGGAAAGCCTTGGCACTGTCATTTAGTGGGGATGGACTGAATAAATCTGCCTTAGATTTGCTTAGGAAGTCTCTGCACCAGCACGAAGATCCTGATGATATTATGTCATTATTACTGGCTGCCAAAATTTGTAGTGAGGATGTATTGCTTGCTTCAGAAGGAATGAAATATGCAGAGAGAGTGATTGAAAATGCACGGGAATCAAAAGCACATTTAAAAGGTGTGGGCCTTCGTCTGTTAGGCCTTTGCTTGGGAAAGCAAGCGAAAATTTCTTCGTCAGATTTAGAGAGATCTCGTTTTCAGTCAGAAAGTCTGAAATCTTTGGAAAGTGCATTAGGCCTAGAGCATGGAAATGCAGATCTGATATTTGACTTAGGAGTTCAATATGCTGAGCACCGGAATCTAGATGCAGCTTTGCGATATGCGGAGCAGTATATTGATGAAACCGGAGGATCAACGTTAAGAGGTTGGAGACTGCTCGCATTAGTTTTATCTGCTCAGCAACGTTTTTCTGAGGCTGAAGTGGTTATAGATGCGGCATTAGATGAAACCGCAAAGTGGGATCAAGGACCACTCCTCAGGATGAAAGCAAAGCTCAAAATATCTCAGTTACGACACATGGATGCTATTGAGACTTACCGTTATCTTCTTGCTTTGGTCCAAGCCCAAAGAAAATCATATGGTTCTCTCGGAAGTGCATCTCAG GTGGAGGATGATAAAATTAATGAATATGAAGTTTGGCATGGACTAGCAAAATTGTACTCTAGCCTTTCTCATTGGAAGGATGCAGAGATATGCTTGCAAAAAGCTAGGGCTCTGAAAGAATATTCAGCTGAAATCCTACACACTGAAG GCTtaatgcatgaaaaacaaggacACTTGGACGAAGCTTTGGCTGCTTACATCAATGCCCTTTTACTGGAACCGATGTATGTGCCTTGCAAGATTTTAATAGGTGCCATTTTATATAAAATGGGATCCAAGATGTTGCCGGTGGCTCGAAGTCTTCTTTCAGATGCATTAAGGATTGAACCTACCAATGCTATGGCTTGGTACTACTTAGGCAAGGTTCATAAAGATGATGGAAGGATCTCTGATGCCGTCGACTGTTTCCAGGCAGCTTCCATGCTCGAAGAATCTGTTCCAATGGAGAGTTTCAGTtcccttatttga
- the LOC142543043 gene encoding protein NPG1-like isoform X3, whose translation MSGGESPDWTQFEGDPSVRQVSVNGVCMRTNMVEAKLDEGNIQEAESALRDGLSLNFEVRVKNDTLSNYFQEARALLGKLEYQRGNVEGALRVFDGIDLQAAIKRMQHSFSDKQPSKKSRSRNEAVCAVPQHATNVVLEAIYLKAKSLQKLGKLTEAAQECKSVLDAVEKIFDNGIPDVMVEDKLQDTVSHAIELLPELWKQAGCYSEAISAYRRALLSQWNLDNECCARIQKAFALFLLYGGVEANPPSLAVQVDGSYVPKNNLEEAILLLMILMRKFYLGNTNWDPSVMEHLSFALSLCSRTSVLAKQLEEIMPGVVHRNDRWKALALSFSGDGLNKSALDLLRKSLHQHEDPDDIMSLLLAAKICSEDVLLASEGMKYAERVIENARESKAHLKGVGLRLLGLCLGKQAKISSSDLERSRFQSESLKSLESALGLEHGNADLIFDLGVQYAEHRNLDAALRYAEQYIDETGGSTLRGWRLLALVLSAQQRFSEAEVVIDAALDETAKWDQGPLLRMKAKLKISQLRHMDAIETYRYLLALVQAQRKSYGSLGSASQVEDDKINEYEVWHGLAKLYSSLSHWKDAEICLQKARALKEYSAEILHTEGPRTSP comes from the exons ATGTCAGGAGGTGAATCCCCTGACTGGACCCAATTTGAGGGTGATCCATCAGTTCGCCAAGTTAGTGTGAATGGGGTTTGCATGAGAACTAACATGGTCGAAGCAAAACTTGATGAGGGAAATATCCAGGAGGCTGAATCTGCATTGCGAGATGGATTATCACTCAATTTTGAG GTACGTGTCAAAAATGACACTTTATCAAATTATTTTCAGGAAGCAAGAGCTCTTCTCGGAAAGTTAGAGTATCAACGAGGAAATGTTGAAGGTGCCCTACGAGTTTTCGATGGCATTGATCTTCAGGCAGCCATAAAACGAATGCAACATTCATTCAGTGATAAACAACCCTCCAAAAAAAGCCGCTCCCGCAATGAAGCAGTATGTGCTGTCCCTCAGCATGCTACAAATGTTGTGCTTGAAGCCATATATTTGAAAGCCAAGTCTCTTCAGAAGCTGGGAAAGTTAACAG AGGCTGCTCAAGAATGCAAAAGTGTGCTTGATGCGGTTGAAAAGATATTTGATAATGGTATACCCGATGTGATGGTAGAGGATAAGCTGCAAGACACTGTTAGTCATGCTATTGAACTACTCCCTGAGTTATGGAAACAAGCTGGCTGTTATTCCGAAGCAATATCTGCATACCGCAGAGCCCTTCTTAGTCAATGGAACCTTGACAATGAGTGCTGTGCAAGAATTCAAAAGGCATTTGCACTTTTCTTGTTGTATGGTGGGGTAGAAGCCAACCCACCTAGTTTAGCTGTACAGGTCGATGGTTCTTATGTACCTAAAAACAATCTTGAGGAAGCCATTTTGCTTTTGATGATTCTTATGAGAAAGTTCTACCTCGGAAATACCAATTGGGATCCATCTGTTATGGAGCACCTTAGTTTTGCTCTGTCGCTCTGCAGCCGAACTTCTGTTTTGGCAAAGCAACTTGAAGAGATCATGCCCGGAGTAGTACATCGTAATGACAGATGGAAAGCCTTGGCACTGTCATTTAGTGGGGATGGACTGAATAAATCTGCCTTAGATTTGCTTAGGAAGTCTCTGCACCAGCACGAAGATCCTGATGATATTATGTCATTATTACTGGCTGCCAAAATTTGTAGTGAGGATGTATTGCTTGCTTCAGAAGGAATGAAATATGCAGAGAGAGTGATTGAAAATGCACGGGAATCAAAAGCACATTTAAAAGGTGTGGGCCTTCGTCTGTTAGGCCTTTGCTTGGGAAAGCAAGCGAAAATTTCTTCGTCAGATTTAGAGAGATCTCGTTTTCAGTCAGAAAGTCTGAAATCTTTGGAAAGTGCATTAGGCCTAGAGCATGGAAATGCAGATCTGATATTTGACTTAGGAGTTCAATATGCTGAGCACCGGAATCTAGATGCAGCTTTGCGATATGCGGAGCAGTATATTGATGAAACCGGAGGATCAACGTTAAGAGGTTGGAGACTGCTCGCATTAGTTTTATCTGCTCAGCAACGTTTTTCTGAGGCTGAAGTGGTTATAGATGCGGCATTAGATGAAACCGCAAAGTGGGATCAAGGACCACTCCTCAGGATGAAAGCAAAGCTCAAAATATCTCAGTTACGACACATGGATGCTATTGAGACTTACCGTTATCTTCTTGCTTTGGTCCAAGCCCAAAGAAAATCATATGGTTCTCTCGGAAGTGCATCTCAG GTGGAGGATGATAAAATTAATGAATATGAAGTTTGGCATGGACTAGCAAAATTGTACTCTAGCCTTTCTCATTGGAAGGATGCAGAGATATGCTTGCAAAAAGCTAGGGCTCTGAAAGAATATTCAGCTGAAATCCTACACACTGAAG GGCCGAGGACATCACCCTGA
- the LOC142543043 gene encoding protein NPG1-like isoform X1, whose amino-acid sequence MSGGESPDWTQFEGDPSVRQVSVNGVCMRTNMVEAKLDEGNIQEAESALRDGLSLNFEVRVKNDTLSNYFQEARALLGKLEYQRGNVEGALRVFDGIDLQAAIKRMQHSFSDKQPSKKSRSRNEAVCAVPQHATNVVLEAIYLKAKSLQKLGKLTEAAQECKSVLDAVEKIFDNGIPDVMVEDKLQDTVSHAIELLPELWKQAGCYSEAISAYRRALLSQWNLDNECCARIQKAFALFLLYGGVEANPPSLAVQVDGSYVPKNNLEEAILLLMILMRKFYLGNTNWDPSVMEHLSFALSLCSRTSVLAKQLEEIMPGVVHRNDRWKALALSFSGDGLNKSALDLLRKSLHQHEDPDDIMSLLLAAKICSEDVLLASEGMKYAERVIENARESKAHLKGVGLRLLGLCLGKQAKISSSDLERSRFQSESLKSLESALGLEHGNADLIFDLGVQYAEHRNLDAALRYAEQYIDETGGSTLRGWRLLALVLSAQQRFSEAEVVIDAALDETAKWDQGPLLRMKAKLKISQLRHMDAIETYRYLLALVQAQRKSYGSLGSASQVEDDKINEYEVWHGLAKLYSSLSHWKDAEICLQKARALKEYSAEILHTEGLMHEKQGHLDEALAAYINALLLEPMYVPCKILIGAILYKMGSKMLPVARSLLSDALRIEPTNAMAWYYLGKVHKDDGRISDAVDCFQAASMLEESVPMESFSSLI is encoded by the exons ATGTCAGGAGGTGAATCCCCTGACTGGACCCAATTTGAGGGTGATCCATCAGTTCGCCAAGTTAGTGTGAATGGGGTTTGCATGAGAACTAACATGGTCGAAGCAAAACTTGATGAGGGAAATATCCAGGAGGCTGAATCTGCATTGCGAGATGGATTATCACTCAATTTTGAG GTACGTGTCAAAAATGACACTTTATCAAATTATTTTCAGGAAGCAAGAGCTCTTCTCGGAAAGTTAGAGTATCAACGAGGAAATGTTGAAGGTGCCCTACGAGTTTTCGATGGCATTGATCTTCAGGCAGCCATAAAACGAATGCAACATTCATTCAGTGATAAACAACCCTCCAAAAAAAGCCGCTCCCGCAATGAAGCAGTATGTGCTGTCCCTCAGCATGCTACAAATGTTGTGCTTGAAGCCATATATTTGAAAGCCAAGTCTCTTCAGAAGCTGGGAAAGTTAACAG AGGCTGCTCAAGAATGCAAAAGTGTGCTTGATGCGGTTGAAAAGATATTTGATAATGGTATACCCGATGTGATGGTAGAGGATAAGCTGCAAGACACTGTTAGTCATGCTATTGAACTACTCCCTGAGTTATGGAAACAAGCTGGCTGTTATTCCGAAGCAATATCTGCATACCGCAGAGCCCTTCTTAGTCAATGGAACCTTGACAATGAGTGCTGTGCAAGAATTCAAAAGGCATTTGCACTTTTCTTGTTGTATGGTGGGGTAGAAGCCAACCCACCTAGTTTAGCTGTACAGGTCGATGGTTCTTATGTACCTAAAAACAATCTTGAGGAAGCCATTTTGCTTTTGATGATTCTTATGAGAAAGTTCTACCTCGGAAATACCAATTGGGATCCATCTGTTATGGAGCACCTTAGTTTTGCTCTGTCGCTCTGCAGCCGAACTTCTGTTTTGGCAAAGCAACTTGAAGAGATCATGCCCGGAGTAGTACATCGTAATGACAGATGGAAAGCCTTGGCACTGTCATTTAGTGGGGATGGACTGAATAAATCTGCCTTAGATTTGCTTAGGAAGTCTCTGCACCAGCACGAAGATCCTGATGATATTATGTCATTATTACTGGCTGCCAAAATTTGTAGTGAGGATGTATTGCTTGCTTCAGAAGGAATGAAATATGCAGAGAGAGTGATTGAAAATGCACGGGAATCAAAAGCACATTTAAAAGGTGTGGGCCTTCGTCTGTTAGGCCTTTGCTTGGGAAAGCAAGCGAAAATTTCTTCGTCAGATTTAGAGAGATCTCGTTTTCAGTCAGAAAGTCTGAAATCTTTGGAAAGTGCATTAGGCCTAGAGCATGGAAATGCAGATCTGATATTTGACTTAGGAGTTCAATATGCTGAGCACCGGAATCTAGATGCAGCTTTGCGATATGCGGAGCAGTATATTGATGAAACCGGAGGATCAACGTTAAGAGGTTGGAGACTGCTCGCATTAGTTTTATCTGCTCAGCAACGTTTTTCTGAGGCTGAAGTGGTTATAGATGCGGCATTAGATGAAACCGCAAAGTGGGATCAAGGACCACTCCTCAGGATGAAAGCAAAGCTCAAAATATCTCAGTTACGACACATGGATGCTATTGAGACTTACCGTTATCTTCTTGCTTTGGTCCAAGCCCAAAGAAAATCATATGGTTCTCTCGGAAGTGCATCTCAG GTGGAGGATGATAAAATTAATGAATATGAAGTTTGGCATGGACTAGCAAAATTGTACTCTAGCCTTTCTCATTGGAAGGATGCAGAGATATGCTTGCAAAAAGCTAGGGCTCTGAAAGAATATTCAGCTGAAATCCTACACACTGAAG GCTtaatgcatgaaaaacaaggacACTTGGACGAAGCTTTGGCTGCTTACATCAATGCCCTTTTACTGGAACCGATGTATGTGCCTTGCAAGATTTTAATAGGTGCCATTTTATATAAAATGGGATCCAAGATGTTGCCGGTGGCTCGAAGTCTTCTTTCAGATGCATTAAGGATTGAACCTACCAATGCTATGGCTTGGTACTACTTAGGCAAGGTTCATAAAGATGATGGAAGGATCTCTGATGCCGTCGACTGTTTCCAGGCAGCTTCCATGCTCGAAGAATCTGTTCCAATGGAGAGTTTCAGTtcccttatttga